The following coding sequences lie in one Anaerohalosphaeraceae bacterium genomic window:
- a CDS encoding aspartate-semialdehyde dehydrogenase → MAKNIAIAGVTGAVGQEFLRILEERNFPFNQCRMLASSRSVGKKVTLKGKEYTVEELTHDSFEGVDIALFSAGGARSKEFAPSAVKAGAVVVDNSSAFRMDPDVPLVVPEINPQDIYKHKGIIANPNCTTIIAIVVVWPLHKANPVKRMVVSSYQAASGAGQSAMLELLQQAREVLDGKPVTVKNLKYQLAFNVYCHDSKIGPNGYNEEEMKLVNETRKIFHCPDIAITGTCVRVPVLRAHSESINLEFTHPITPEEVRQLLSAAPGVKIIDDRANNRFPMPLDATGKDDVFVGRIRQDESIPDNRGINLWVSGDQIRKGAALNAVQIAEKLL, encoded by the coding sequence ATGGCCAAAAACATTGCAATTGCCGGGGTTACCGGTGCGGTCGGGCAGGAGTTCCTGAGAATTCTCGAGGAACGAAATTTCCCCTTTAACCAGTGCCGAATGCTGGCTTCCAGCCGGTCTGTGGGCAAAAAAGTCACCCTGAAGGGCAAAGAATATACCGTCGAGGAACTGACTCATGACAGTTTCGAGGGGGTGGATATTGCCCTGTTTTCCGCCGGCGGGGCGCGCAGCAAGGAATTTGCCCCCTCCGCCGTCAAGGCCGGGGCCGTCGTGGTGGACAACTCTTCGGCCTTCCGGATGGACCCCGATGTGCCGCTGGTTGTGCCGGAAATCAATCCGCAGGATATTTACAAGCACAAAGGGATTATTGCCAACCCAAACTGCACAACCATTATTGCGATTGTCGTCGTCTGGCCGCTGCACAAGGCCAACCCAGTCAAGCGCATGGTGGTCAGCAGTTATCAGGCCGCCAGCGGGGCGGGCCAGTCTGCCATGCTCGAACTGCTCCAGCAGGCCCGCGAGGTCCTCGACGGCAAGCCCGTCACTGTCAAGAATCTCAAGTACCAGCTGGCCTTCAATGTGTATTGCCACGACTCGAAAATCGGTCCAAACGGCTACAACGAAGAAGAAATGAAACTGGTCAACGAGACCCGCAAAATCTTCCATTGTCCGGATATTGCGATTACAGGAACCTGTGTGCGGGTTCCGGTCCTGCGGGCCCACAGCGAGAGCATTAACCTGGAGTTTACTCATCCGATTACGCCCGAGGAAGTCCGCCAGCTCCTGAGCGCGGCCCCGGGTGTAAAAATTATCGATGACCGGGCCAACAATCGGTTCCCGATGCCGCTGGATGCGACGGGCAAGGACGATGTATTTGTCGGACGCATTCGCCAGGATGAATCCATCCCGGACAACCGCGGCATCAATCTGTGGGTTTCGGGCGACCAAATCCGCAAGGGGGCGGCCCTGAACGCCGTTCAAATCGCCGAGAAACTGCTTTAA